In Hippocampus zosterae strain Florida chromosome 21, ASM2543408v3, whole genome shotgun sequence, the genomic window GCGCCAGTGTTGCTTCAACATGCTGACGGAGCTGGTCAACGTGCTGCCGGGAGCGCTGACGCAGCACATCCCCGTGCTCGTACCAGGTAGCGCCGTTAGCGACCAGGGGGCCGTGGCGGTCACCTTTGACTTGGAGCGCCCGCCCGCTTTTCAGGGATCATCTTTTCCCTCAACGACAAGTCGAGCAGCTCCAACTTGAAGATTGACGCGCTGGCGTGCCTCCACGTGGTCATGGTCACGCATCCCGCCCAGGCCTTCCACACCCACGTCCCCGCCCTGGTGCCCCCCGTGGTGGCGTGCGTCGGGGACCCCTTCTACAAGATCACCTCGGAGGCTCTGCTGGTCACGCAGCAGCTCGTCAAGGTGAACGGCCGGCGCCGGCCAGCCTCGGCCCCCGACGGCCTTTCGGCGCCTCACCCGCTCCGCCGCTTGTGACCCGCAGGTCATCCGACCCCTGGACGGCCGATCGGAAGGCTCGGAAAGCTTTGACCCCTCGCCCTACATCAGCGACCTGTTCAGCTGTACCATAAGACGCCTCAAAGCCGCCGACATCGACCAGGAAGTGAAAGAGCGCGCCATTTCCTGCATGGGACAGATCATCTGCAACCTGGGTAGTGATGGCGAGCGGTTGTTTGCGCTTCGCTCGGCTTTTCTTACtcttccttccccccccccccccaggtgacCACCTCCCCTCTGAACTGCCCGGAACGCTCTTGATCTTTTTGGAACGTCTGAAGAATGAGATCACACGCCTCACCACGGTTAAAGGTCAGCACCGCCAGGAACGCGCATGGGCCGTCGGGGGGGAAACTTTACTCAAATTGGATTGGGGGagttgcatttttgggggggcaaagTGGGAGGGGGAATCGGGATAAgcccttgtgtttgttttggaacCAAAGCTTTGACGCTGATCGCCGGCTCCCCGCTGAAAATCGACTTGCGGCCCGTCCTCCCCGACGCCATCCCCATCCTGGCCTCCTTCCTGCGCAAGAACCAGCGCGCGCTCAAGCTCTGCACGCTCGCCGCCCTCGACATCTTGCTCAGGAACTACAGGTACACGGCTGAcgctttaatttaaaataataaaaaaaaactgaacaaaataGGATGGGGTCACCGGCCCTGCCCGGGTCTCCGGGCCGGTCCCGGGAGCCGAGTCCCGCCCCGCCCGTCCGCAGTCTGGCGCGAGGCGCGCTAACCTTGTTGCCGCTGTCCCCGCGGCGCTCAGCTCGGCGGTAACGCCGGTGATGGTGGACGCCGTCCTGGCCGAGCTGCCGCCGCTGATCTCGGAGAGCGACATGCACGTGTCGCAGATGGCGCTGAGCTTCCTGTCCACGCTGGCCGTCACGCACCCGTCGCTGCTGGGCCAGCTGAGCGGCGGCGGCATCCTCACGCAGCTCATCGCGCTCGTCCGGTCGCCGCTGCTGCAGGGGGGCGCCCTGGCCGCCATGTTGGACTTCTACCAGGTGCGCTAGCAAGCGTTGGATGTACACGGCAGCTTGTTTTGGAAAAGGATTTCGATCAGGAAATGGTGACAGTTGAGCTGTCGTTAGAACCGTCTTGAAACCAATCCGTGTGAACGCTGACGCGGTCAAAGTAGTCCGAGCAGCTGGGAGGTTGACGCTTCCTTCCATCCTTGCGTGCGTTCAGGCGCTGGTGTCGACCGACACGGCGGGCCTGGGCTACATGGACCTGCTGCGGATGTTGACGGGTCCGGTTTACTCGCAGAGCGCGGCGCTGCCTCACAAGCAAGCCTACTGCTCCATCGCCAAGTGCGTGGCCGCGCTCACCCGGGCGTGTCCGGCCGAGGGGCCCGCCGTGGTGGGCCAGTTCATACAGGTCGGTAACGGCGCCTGCACGTGCGCCCGCGCCTCGGCACGGGCGCCGGCGCGGCTCACGCCTTCGCTCGCGGCCGCCAGGACGTGAAGAACAGCCGCTCCACGGACTCCATTCGGCTGCTGGCGCTGCTCTCCTTGGGCGAGGTCGGCCATCACGTGGACCTGAGCGGCCAACCGGAGCTCAAGACCGTCATCCTGGACGCCTTCTCGTCCTCCAGCGAGGAGGTGACGCCCGCGCCGTCGACGCTTCTCCAAACCAGCGCACCCGACGTATTTGCGCTCTGAGAAATGCCACGAGGCGCTCAACGTTTGAACCCCGCCTCCTTCTTTTTGCCGCTCGGTCTCAGGTGAAGTCGGCGGCCTCGTACGCGCTGGGCAGCATCGCGGTGGGGAACCTTCCGGAATATCTGCCCTTTGTCCTGCAGGAGATTTCCTCGTCCAAGCGGCAGTACTTGCTGCTGCACTCGCTCAAGGAGATCATCAGTGAGTGTGCTTTGGCGCGCCCGCGTTTGTTTGCGTATGAACGGCCCCGCCCGCGCCTTCAGGTTCGGCGTCGGTGTCCGGCTTGAAGCCGTACGTGGAGTCGGTGTGGACGCTGCTGCTCAAGCACTGCGAGTGTCAGGAGGAAGGAACCCGCAACGTGGTGGCCGAGTGCTTGGGGAAACTCACGCTCATCAACCCCGAAACGCTGCTGCCGCGTCTCAAAGGATACCTGCTCTCAGGTGAGGGGGCGTCCCGGCCGGACCGCGCTCTCGCGCCGCCTTTGGCCGCGGCTGAATTTCGCGCCGGCGCCCGCAGGCTCGTCGTACGCCCGGAGCTCGGTGGTGACGGCCGTCAAGTTCACCATCTCGGACCAGCCGCAGCCCATCGACCCGCTGCTGAAGAACTGCATAGGTACGTCGACGCGCCGGCGCCAGcggcaccgccgccgccgctcgtgacggcgcgcgtgcgtgtgccaGGTGACTTCCTGAAGACGCTGGAGGACCCCGACCTGAACGTGCGGCGCGTGGCCTTGGTGACCTTCAACTCGGCGGCGCACAACAAACCCAGCCTGATCCGGGAGCTGCTGGACTCGGTCCTGCCGCAGCTTTACAACGAGACCAAAGTGCGCAAGGAGCTCATTCGGGAGGTGAGCGACACCGGCCATCTGCTGCTTTAGCCGTCCCGTGCTATCGTGCCGCTTTTCTTCCTTTGCGCTTTAAATGTACCTTGCGTGCGTCTCAAACGGCGCGCAGGTGGAGATGGGCCCCTTCAAACACACGGTGGACGACGGGCTGGACCTGCGCAAGGCGGCCTTCGAGTGCATGTACACGCTGCTGGACAGCTGCCTGGACCGCATCGACATCTTCACCTTCCTCAACCACGTGGAGGACGGCCTCAAGGACCACTACGACATCAAGGTGGCTGGCGCCCTGCGGCCGTCCGTCGCCCGCGGGCTGGCCCGCCTGACGCGCTCTCCCGTCTGTCGCCCTCGCAGATGCTGACCTTCCTCATGCTGGCCCGCCTGTCCTCGCTCTGTCCCAGTGCCGTCCTACAGCGCTTGGACCGACTGGTCGAGCCTCTCAGGGCCACCTGCACCACCAAGGTgacactccacacacacacaggcgcagaCGGCGATCCCTCGCTTCAAGACGTTGTGTTTTGGGGCTTGGCCTCTCTCAAAAGGAAATGCCGATGAACGTTCATGACCGCATGAGGTTTTATCATTTAAGATCTAAGCAAATACGTGCACTGCTGTCGTCTTTGTCTCCGGTCTGTAAAGTATCGTCACTCttgacatattttaaacatgctggtccCCACATACACTGACAGAAAAATTCCCAGCAAAGCCTCCTCCGTCCCTGTTAACCACCATAAGTGAAGGGATCACTGGACACGTTGCAATAAGGCAAGGTATCTGCAGAAGAGGTCAAAGTTGACTCTGGCATCCGTGTCCACccaaatgtgtgtgcgcgtgcttcAGGTGAAGGCCAACTCGGTGAAGCAGGAGTTTGAGAAGCAGGACGAGCTGAAGCGTTCAGCAATGCGAGCGGTCGTGGCGCTGCTGACCATCCCCGAGGCCGAGAAGTCGCCGCTCATGTCCGAGTTCCAGTCGCAGATCTCGTCCAATCAGGAGTTGGCGGCCATCTTCGACTCCATCCAGCGGGATTCCGGCTCGGCCAACATGGAGTCCATGGACACCAGCTAGGCCGGCCTGCGCACGCACGGACGGACGCACGATGCGACGTGGCACCCTGCTGCTGGAGCAACAACCCCGCGGCATGTTCCTATGAcactcgcacacgcacacacacacacacatagtgacACACCCTCCTAGCGATTGGTCATTCCCATGATGCATTGCACTGAAAAGTCATGCAAACAGACAAAATTTGGCtttgccccctcccccaccccccccaaaccccctcttttcttttttgccaaGCGGAGCGCGGGTATCGACCTGATTGACCGCCATTGTGTTATAAAGTGGGCAAGTGGCACTTCCTGCCTGAGGCCTGCTGAGCTGTGGGAGTTTGCTcgctttgtgttttctttttttgttttctttttccttctggGACGGTGGTGGCGGACAGTTGGGTGCCACTGAAGCAGGTTGTTGCCCGTTACGGACCAATCGGCTTCTCCCGTTCACACACAAACTTGCCCTCGACGCCAACTCCTGAAGAAGGAAATGTTGGAGCGTGTTTGCAGACCCCATGGGATGCTTGTGGGCCCCACGGTAACATTTGCTGCTGGGTCTATCTGGTGAGAACTGGTCTGCTTTTGCTTATCGCCCCAAAGTATGAAGGAAAAGAAAGGTCCGTTTCTGCCCGCCTTCATACTCGCGCAcacatgtcatatttttacaTAAATAATCAGCATTATGGGCTGCATGCTGAACCAGTGTTTAGCGCGTCTCCCTCACAGTTGTGAGGATCTTGGTTTGAATCCCAGCTTGGGTGCGCGCGTGTGAGTTTTCCTGTTCCCACTCCCGCGTTCCATAAACATTCACGGGTGATGCGGGATCCACGAGTGCCGGGATTCGAACAGAGAACCTCACTTCAATCACGACGCTGCCCATTTATGAAACATTTCAAAGCTGAAGAGCTGCGGGAAGATCAAAGTTGATTTTTGGCacacaagaaaataaataaaagcataagttacattttgttttgtttccactttTTGGTTAGGCGGCGATTCAAAAACAGGaagcgtgcgtttgtgtgcgtgtgtcaaaaGGAAGTCGCTATTCTTGGTGATTCCTTCCTGTTTGGGTGTGGCTTCGCATCCTTGCGTCTGTGTGAATGTCATTCCTTTGCTGTGTGGTGCAATGTTTGATGTGAATGTTTGGATGTACGGTGTAAGATTTTCCCGGAAGCAACCGTATGCCGACGTTTCATAGCTCACAAATATTCAGACGGTCTCGTAGACGAGTGAACCGTATTTAGTTGGCGACTACATTAACTTCCGGTACGccacttgttttgaaatgtgaagcCGGACGTCCGCGTCTGCCTTCCTGTCGTTGACTTGATGTGGGCTGAAGAGGGAGCGGCTGGTGGTCGAGGAACGTTCGCGCGGAACCGGAGAGAAAGCGCGAGAAGAGCAGCCGACGGCTGGATGACGGTGAGGCTTGCTTTCACTCTTCCCCCCCCCTTGTTACTTGTTCCACTTTTTTTGTCGTCGGCGTGCGACTCGACGCCCCGCGAGCACTTTTGACAGGCGGCCGGGCTGGGCTGGGCtcgaggatgggggggggggggggggggggcaggccgAAGCGCGTTGGGGCTGGTTTGCGGAAGCGAGTCGCTAAAGACGGACAGACAGTCAGGTTGTCGCGGTGCTTGTGCTTTTCTTGACGTTATGGCGGCCCGCCCGTCGGAGCCCCGCTCGGCTCCACACGCTCAGTGGGGCCTGGTGGACAGCTTGCCGGCCAGGGGAGCTCCTTGGGGCGGCCATGAAAAGACAGGAACTTCCGGCGTATTAACGACTACTTCTGTTTGTCCGTCTGTGCGCTAGCTTCCCCCATGCGTGtctttccctctctctcgcgcacacacacgttgcATTATTAGTGACAGACCCCACCtagttgagtgtgtgtgtggcgtgaGGCGTTCAGGGTCCGACAATTTTACTGCGTGCCAGAACATCCCGAGACATTCAGGGACTGTAGGACCAATCCCTTCAATATCTGATGACTCCCCGTACTTGTGGTATTTCTGAAATATACAAAATGGTGTCAGTACGTGGGTTTGTAGTTCAATAGAAGCAGCTAAAGTATGCGTCAGCCTTAGCAAACGTGTCGCAGCTTGTTgacttttgcaatttttgtcttcCTCAACACAACATCTTCATCACCACCATCCACGAAAGCATTTGCttacatgtgcacacacaaacacacacacgtcaccatggcaaccctCATTGATGccgtgcgtgtgcttgtgtgtgttggcATGTTGAATCTTGTTCCGGCAAACGCAACATTAGGCATGACTGCTATGCACATGCGCACATCAAATCAGACACACGCACAATCAGACATGATGCGATGGCCACACTTGTGACATCACCAGTTGTGTGACCATGTGACATGCTTATtcacacttgtgtgtgtgtgtgtgtgcacagatATTAGGTTAAGATGCGTGAATATAAGCTGGTGGTTTTAGGATCTGGCGGCGTTGGCAAGTCTGCTTTGGTAAGAAACCTTTTGTTGTTtcttgcacgcacacacatcgaaTACATCTCCCAgcacattgttttcatttgcacACCGTTGCCCTACGTCCTTGGATCTGAtcttgcatatgtgtgtgtgtgtgtgtgtgtgtatagacagTCCAGTTTGTTCAGGGAATCTTTGTCGAGAAGTACGACCCCACAATAGAAGATTCCTACCGCAAGGTAAGACCAGTAAATGCACCACCACAGCACTGGTACAACACACTTATTGTGTGCGTATCTCaatgtattttacatatttgtgtgtgtgtgtatttatatatatctccatccatccatcttccgatgggcttatcctcagaagggtcgcggggagggggtgctgcagcagcctctcccagctctcttcgtgcagtaggcgggggacacactaaagcggttgccagcaaatcgcagggcacacgcagacaaacgaCTATCCGTGCGCACTCGcacacaatcagcctgccatgcatgtgtttggaatgtgggaggaaacccgcgcacaacatgcaaaccccacacaggaatgccggagcCCAGATCGAACCcgccacctctgcactgtgagctctctctctctatatgtgggtgtgtgtctttgtgtgcgcAGCAAGTGGAGGTGGATTGCCAGCAGTGCATGTTGGAGATCTTGGACACGGCAGGCACAGTAAGTTAGTTTTATGACATcacaaatggtgtgttgaacgGTTGCCATGGAAACGGAGGCtgatgcgcgtgtgcgtgcgtgcgcgggtGTTTTTCAGGAGCAGTTCACAGCCATGCGCGACCTGTACATGAAGAACGGTCAAGGCTTCGCTTTGGTTTACTCCATCACGGCTCAGTCCACCTTCAATGACCTTCAGGACCTGCGAGAGCAAATCCTCCGTGTCAAGGACACAGATGATGTACGCGCCTGCACACATGCATAGGCTTTCTCAGCTGGAGCAAACCCTATTTTTGCCTGAAACTTGAAAACGGCACTTTGGCTGCACACGAACCCAACCTGACCTTGAAAACCAAAGCGCGCGTGCCCTCGTGTGTGTTCAGGTTCCGATGATCCTGGTGGGCAACAAGTGCGACCTGGAGGTGGAGCGTGTGGTGGCCAAAGAGTCGGGCGTGGGCCTCGCTCGCCAGTGGAACTCCTGCGCCTTTCTCGAGACCTCCGCCAAGAGCAAGATCAATGTCAATGAggtacgtgcacacacacacacactgcttgaTGTACATCCATCCCATAGCTGTGTCATTTTATCCTCGTTGTCGATATTCAGATTTTCTATGATCTAGTGAGACAAATCAACAGGAAGAGTCCAGTTCCTGGGAGAACTCGCAAAAAGTCCACTTGTCAACTCCTCTAATGGTAGTGTCACAGGTACATGGtagtgtctcacacacacacacacacacacgcacacgcacacactgactTCCTGGATTATTGTTTGCAGCTGTGCTTACCTGTACGCCATCAACcaagcaaccaatcagaggatttCTTCCAACTTGCCCCGCCCCAGCTACATGATCATCATCAAGTCTGTCGCCAGGACAACCTCGTCTACCATGCTTCCCCGTCCTCTCCTCTGTTGCCTTGGAAACCAAACATCAAAAGACTGTCATGAGGATGAAGATGGGCTGCCCAGATGTTTCAGCTTCttgctcttttttctttttccttttttttttaagtctttcaGACTCGATGTGCAAAGTTTTGATGTCATGACCAACATGGCTGACTTtaagtgcgcgtgtgtgagtgtgtggctCTAGTCGTACAGCATTTGTCAAATGTTGCTTATTTTGctcatgtgattttatttgttttttttagggggagaGAGCGGCAATGCGGCAGCAATAGTTTTTGCCATGAGCTCACTGTGTTAGCACGCAGCTAACCTCAGCACCTCGGTTAGCCGTTAGCGGCATACTTTAACCTCCACTTTTTAATGACAACAGTGGCAACCTTGACGATATTAGCATCTAACGGGTTAGCTCACGCTTTAACATTGACGCATGTGGCCGTGAGTGCCGCGCCGTTCTGTCTTTAGCGCTCGGCATTGCTACATGGGTGGCTGTTAGTGACGTGTTTTTGGCTTACTGTTTTGAAAAACTGCCAACAGCGGGCACGTTACGAAAAATGTCTTTCGCCACATGGAATATTACTTATGATGTTAGCTCGTGTGTGGCATTGCTCCTGTTAGCGGTTAGCggcttgtttggtttgtttttttttcccctctgcctTCTAACGACGACTCCCAGTACCGCCGTTGACAATGTTACAGAAACAGTTATTTTGGCCCCACCCTCATTATTTTGCTTGATGGTAGGTTAGCTTGTGTGTGACCGCTAGCTGTTAGCGATGACTTTGAGCCCAGATGGACTGCCGTCGCTTCCTGCGGCGAACATGTTGCCTTTCATGACGTATTTACGGACATTAAGTATACACAAGACACGCACGTGAGACAGGAAGAGTTTGTGTTGCTATTTTGTTGTTCATGATGATGATTGTGTAGTGGGATCGTTGCGCCGCTTTTTACTCCTTGgccttttgtgtcattttgtgctCGACGCATCACCTCGGTGTTGATGCAAGAGGAGATTGTTGAAGCCACTAAAAGCCTTTTAAGTCTTCAAATGTGTGTGATTGTGCGCATTTGTGCATGGGAGGGTGAGTGGCCCGTCtgactattgtgtgtgtgtgtgtgtgtgtgtatgcgtgggATTTAGATGTGGATGTTGTGCCGGTGTGAAAGTCTGTCTGGAGGTCTTCGTGTGCGTTTGCTGGGAATGGAGGTTGTGTGGCGATGGTGCGAATGCGTGCGGTGGGGCGGCCTCGCGTTTGTGTTGGTCACGTGGCATGCGAGCATTTGTCCGTTTGGCCTCCAGGTGACGCCGTGTCAGCATGCTCGCCACTGCGGTCGCGCGGCCACAAGGCGGCGCCACCCGTCACTGAGGCTGGTCAAGTAGACGACGCGTGACTTGAGGGCCCGAGTAGCGCCGCCCACTCGCGCCAGGATGACGCACTTGACTCGGCGTACGGCGAAACTCAACTAAGCGTAAGAAAAGTTTGTTTCCCGCATGCACGTTGACGACGTTGACCTACGGAGCTCTCGAAAGTGTCCTTTTGGTTCCGTTCtgctcccccccctcccgtgtCGCTTTCGCGTCGGTTTGTTGGCGCGTGTGTGTTGCAGGGGTCGGGGCGGGGACCATGTGGGTGAAGCCAAATGTAAAGTCGAAAGTTGAAAAGCCTTAAATAAAAGTGGTGCCATTTTCTAAGAGCGAGCTGACATCGTGACTCTCTCGCGTCCGCGCCGTCCTCAAATGCAGCACTTGGACAGGAGATCCGCGTAGATTTGGTCCCCACGACGTCGTACACGACTCGACGACGCAAATGTAGTGCGGAGAGGAACAACGCGATGGCGTTGGTCGCCTTTCTTCGACGCGGATGAAAGCGCGTCTCTTCCTGCTTCCTGGAGTGTTGGCGCATGCGCGCGTCTCGCTCTCGCTCCCTCCGCTGCCCTGGCAACGGCGGCGGCGTCCTATTGTCGCGCCGGTTCGCCCTCTCACAACTCGAGGTCGCCGCGACCTTCTCGTCCGTTTCACTCCCGTTGCTTCTTCTCGTTTCAAAGCGACACCCTGTGGTTGCTAAAGTGACGGGCGAGGCCGCCCGCTGACGCGTTCACCTGTCGCCCGGAAACGTCACGATGGTCACGGTAAGATTAGCGCGAGCTCGTTAGCGCGGTAGCCAGCTCAGTAAAGAACAATTAAGACGATCAAAGTGCAAgctgctatttttaaaaaaatgatttatgatGCAATAACTATTGTTCGGTGTCTTGAACTCGCGTTAAGAAGCGCGTCGGTGCGCTCTCGCGTGGAAAGGTGAGCAGCAAGTTTGCGCATGCGCGCCGGGTCAGAGGTCCGCGAATCAGCGcgcgccaagtgcggcggggtGTCAAGGGCTCCCGCCCCCAGGCCCCTCCTGGCTGCGAATGAGCGGCGGCCGGTTCTTTTGCGGAGATGTGCCCCGACCGCACCGCAATTTGCGTGTTTGTCAGAGTGAACGCCAGAGGAGCTTCCGACGTTCTCGGAGCCTTTCTCATTCTCCTCGGCGAAGCATCTCATCGGTCGGACGGCGCCGGCCCCACcgaggtcagtgtgtgattgcgGCCCGCCGCGGGTGGATGCGTCTGCTCTTATCTTTggatttttgtccaatcagccGGGAGCAGAGAAGACCACCCCGCTGACGAGAGGAGATCGGGTCCCGCTGGTCCACGGGCCCGCAGTGCGGCGCTCCCCGCAGGTCCGAACCCCTGACGCGCGTTGACGCCGACCAGCTGAGGCTCATGGCGCTAACGACGCCCGCCCCTGATGCTAACGTTTGCCCGCAGCTCGCAACGAGGACAAGGACCGCAAACGCGCCGCGACTCCGGCCGGGTCGGACCGGGTTGCGGAAATTCACCCGTCGAGAAAAGCCGAGGACCACCGAGCGTCGGCGAGGAACGCGACGGACGCCGGCTCTCCTCTGCTGGCGGCGCAACAGGTGAGCCGCACGCAACTTTGTGGCCTCGGCCGAGCCCTTTCCCGCTTCGGAGCCTCTGTGGGTCCAGAGTGGCTTGGAGGTGGCCATCCAAAAATTGGCAAATGATCATGTGGCTTGCTTTGAGAGTGTAAAGGAAGCCATTTGTGCGCTAGGtgctgcgccgccgccgccccgcctTTCAAACGCAGCCCGTCGCCACGGAAGCAAAATGGCAGCCTGCCGCGCGGAGCTCCTCCGTTCCCCTGGAAACGGAGTACCGCCGCAGCTTCCAGGGGAGGTCGCCGTCTCGCGGCCCCCGCCTGCGGAAACATCTGGATCGCCGCCAGAGGCATCCCGCCTTCCACACGCGCAGCGTACGCTCGCGCCCGCGCCAGTTGCCGGTCTCGTTGTCggcgacgacgatgatgacgacgtCACTTTGCTTTGAGCAGAAAAGTCAGAAGATGAGGGAGGAGTCCGAGAAGATGGCCGCCCACCCGAGGGAAGACGCGCCCCCTGCGCAGGTGCCGCGACGACACAGGTGCGTACCTCCGCCGCCTTTAAATCCAGCCGGCGTGCGTTTGTGGTCCTTTGGCCGCCCGCGTGTGCGAACGCCAAGCCGAGTTGAGCGGCCGACTTTGGAACGCAAAGGCCAGTCGCTCACGGCTTTGTCGGAAGCTTTCCCTTGATGGCTTTCCTCGCGTTGGAGTCCGCCGCGTTGCTAATGTCAACTCTTGCCTGTGCCGCCTTCTGACAGGAAGCCGGTGACGGAATATCAGGCCAGCTTTCCCGGTCCGCTACGAGAAGCGGCGGGCGCACCCTCTCAGGTGAGTGGGGGCCATGGCGTGACTCCAAAGCCAACCGGGGTGCGCCTTATTTGCCGCCAGATCGGGAGAAGTAGCGCGCAGGGGGGAAACCGGCAAACCGCAGCGCTTCATTTCGGGGAAacgccgcacacacacacacgcgtaggCGCACAAACGAAATGCACAACGCGCTCAGCCCACACACACGATTGTGTGcaagacacgcacgcacgcgtgtTTGCGCGCTGGAGCAAACCCCGGCGCGGCATACAAGAAGCGTGCGCGTGCTAACGAGCAGTTTGCTC contains:
- the LOC127593583 gene encoding ras-related protein Rap-1b, with product MREYKLVVLGSGGVGKSALTVQFVQGIFVEKYDPTIEDSYRKQVEVDCQQCMLEILDTAGTEQFTAMRDLYMKNGQGFALVYSITAQSTFNDLQDLREQILRVKDTDDVPMILVGNKCDLEVERVVAKESGVGLARQWNSCAFLETSAKSKINVNEIFYDLVRQINRKSPVPGRTRKKSTCQLL
- the cand1 gene encoding cullin-associated NEDD8-dissociated protein 1 isoform X2, producing MASASYHISNLLEKMTSSDKDFRFMATNDLMTELQKDSIKLDDDSERKVVRMILKLLEDKNGEVQNLAVKCLGPLVSKVKEYQVETIVDTLCTNMLSDKEQLRDISSIGLKTVIGELPPASSGSALAASVCKKITGRLTSAIAKQEDVSVQLEALDIMADMLCRQGGLLVNFHPSILSCLLPQLTSPRLAVRKRTIMALGHLVMSCGNLVFIDLIEHLLSELGRNDNMSTTRTYIQCTAAISRQAGHRIGEYLEKIIPLVVKFCNVDDDELREYCIQAFESFVRRCPKEVYAHVPTVISICLRYLTYDPNYNFDDEDEDDNAMDAEQNDEDYQGSDDEYSDDDDMSWKVRRAAAKCLDAVVSTRHEMLPEFYRSVSPALVCRFKEREENVKADVFHAYLSLLKQTRPAQSWLADPDAMEQGDTPLTMLQSQVAMIVKALHKQLKEKSVKTRQCCFNMLTELVNVLPGALTQHIPVLVPGIIFSLNDKSSSSNLKIDALACLHVVMVTHPAQAFHTHVPALVPPVVACVGDPFYKITSEALLVTQQLVKVIRPLDGRSEGSESFDPSPYISDLFSCTIRRLKAADIDQEVKERAISCMGQIICNLGDHLPSELPGTLLIFLERLKNEITRLTTVKALTLIAGSPLKIDLRPVLPDAIPILASFLRKNQRALKLCTLAALDILLRNYSSAVTPVMVDAVLAELPPLISESDMHVSQMALSFLSTLAVTHPSLLGQLSGGGILTQLIALVRSPLLQGGALAAMLDFYQALVSTDTAGLGYMDLLRMLTGPVYSQSAALPHKQAYCSIAKCVAALTRACPAEGPAVVGQFIQDVKNSRSTDSIRLLALLSLGEVGHHVDLSGQPELKTVILDAFSSSSEEVKSAASYALGSIAVGNLPEYLPFVLQEISSSKRQYLLLHSLKEIISSASVSGLKPYVESVWTLLLKHCECQEEGTRNVVAECLGKLTLINPETLLPRLKGYLLSGSSYARSSVVTAVKFTISDQPQPIDPLLKNCIGDFLKTLEDPDLNVRRVALVTFNSAAHNKPSLIRELLDSVLPQLYNETKVRKELIREVEMGPFKHTVDDGLDLRKAAFECMYTLLDSCLDRIDIFTFLNHVEDGLKDHYDIKMLTFLMLARLSSLCPSAVLQRLDRLVEPLRATCTTKVKANSVKQEFEKQDELKRSAMRAVVALLTIPEAEKSPLMSEFQSQISSNQELAAIFDSIQRDSGSANMESMDTS
- the mdm1 gene encoding nuclear protein MDM1 isoform X1, which translates into the protein MVTSERQRSFRRSRSLSHSPRRSISSVGRRRPHRAGSREDHPADERRSGPAGPRARSAALPAARNEDKDRKRAATPAGSDRVAEIHPSRKAEDHRASARNATDAGSPLLAAQQVLRRRRPAFQTQPVATEAKWQPAARSSSVPLETEYRRSFQGRSPSRGPRLRKHLDRRQRHPAFHTRSKSQKMREESEKMAAHPREDAPPAQVPRRHRKPVTEYQASFPGPLREAAGAPSQVALLRQKASWYRRRAWGTNFSRRHLSQLKSRYNVLWEPDGGADTDAGSTPSVEALDLTSCSASSCGPASPARGGPAKDHAGGPREGRSPTLETDGGPLRRTHLDVIAPAGRDLRVYAADGAFASEGPELRSPDPRRRPADRGSAPPSTHVIRGWLRHAEFQHNGELGLRFRSHAASWSDLSPDESERLSVMSSRSLASCSAAAAVLERAQRRPRQFWETC
- the cand1 gene encoding cullin-associated NEDD8-dissociated protein 1 isoform X1, which codes for MASASYHISNLLEKMTSSDKDFRFMATNDLMTELQKDSIKLDDDSERKVVRMILKLLEDKNGEVQNLAVKCLGPLVSKVKEYQVETIVDTLCTNMLSDKEQLRDISSIGLKTVIGELPPASSGSALAASVCKKITGRLTSAIAKQEDVSVQLEALDIMADMLCRQGGLLVNFHPSILSCLLPQLTSPRLAVRKRTIMALGHLVMSCGNLVFIDLIEHLLSELGRNDNMSTTRTYIQCTAAISRQAGHRIGEYLEKIIPLVVKFCNVDDDELREYCIQAFESFVRRCPKEVYAHVPTVISICLRYLTYDPNYNFDDEDEDDNAMDAEQNDEDYQGSDDEYSDDDDMSWKVRRAAAKCLDAVVSTRHEMLPEFYRSVSPALVCRFKEREENVKADVFHAYLSLLKQTRPAQSWLADPDAMEQGDTPLTMLQSQVAMIVKALHKQLKEKSVKTRQCCFNMLTELVNVLPGALTQHIPVLVPGIIFSLNDKSSSSNLKIDALACLHVVMVTHPAQAFHTHVPALVPPVVACVGDPFYKITSEALLVTQQLVKVIRPLDGRSEGSESFDPSPYISDLFSCTIRRLKAADIDQEVKERAISCMGQIICNLGDHLPSELPGTLLIFLERLKNEITRLTTVKALTLIAGSPLKIDLRPVLPDAIPILASFLRKNQRALKLCTLAALDILLRNYSSAVTPVMVDAVLAELPPLISESDMHVSQMALSFLSTLAVTHPSLLGQLSGGGILTQLIALVRSPLLQGGALAAMLDFYQALVSTDTAGLGYMDLLRMLTGPVYSQSAALPHKQAYCSIAKCVAALTRACPAEGPAVVGQFIQDVKNSRSTDSIRLLALLSLGEVGHHVDLSGQPELKTVILDAFSSSSEEVKSAASYALGSIAVGNLPEYLPFVLQEISSSKRQYLLLHSLKEIISECSASVSGLKPYVESVWTLLLKHCECQEEGTRNVVAECLGKLTLINPETLLPRLKGYLLSGSSYARSSVVTAVKFTISDQPQPIDPLLKNCIGDFLKTLEDPDLNVRRVALVTFNSAAHNKPSLIRELLDSVLPQLYNETKVRKELIREVEMGPFKHTVDDGLDLRKAAFECMYTLLDSCLDRIDIFTFLNHVEDGLKDHYDIKMLTFLMLARLSSLCPSAVLQRLDRLVEPLRATCTTKVKANSVKQEFEKQDELKRSAMRAVVALLTIPEAEKSPLMSEFQSQISSNQELAAIFDSIQRDSGSANMESMDTS